In the Candidatus Binatia bacterium genome, GGAGCGCGGTTTCCCAGGTGCAGTTTGCTGCGCAGCCATCTCCTCCGAACGGACGACACGCTACACAATCACCACCTGGGCAGTCTTCGTCGCCGCGACAGAAGAAATTTTCCCGCATGCCGCCGTCGCATACGCCGCGGAACTCGTCGCTCCCGGTGAAACAGTCGGCATCACTCGTGCACACTTGGCCGGCGCGCGCTGTGCCGACGCAGATTCCGCCATCGTCGCATTCCTCGTCTGCTTGGATAAGCCCGTCACCGCAGCCGGGTGCTGGGAAGGGCCAAAGGGGGGTTTACACAGAACCCGTCGCGGCCGTTCATGCCCTCAACCGGCCCTCCCTGTCGATTGGAGCCGCGGGCATTCCTGACTTCCAAGCGGCCGCTCTGTAGGATGGTAATGTTGCAGGTGAACAGTGTGGACTGATCGGGAATCGCCGAGTTGTTATTCACTGCATAGACAAGCGCGCGCACGCCCGTACACGCGGCTCCAGAGCAACCAGAAGGTTGGAAGGCGAACGCCGTGGACGGCTTATCAATTGACGGGTTGACCCTGCAGTCTGGACGGCCGTTCGCCCGCTCGCGCACCCGAATCTCCGGGGCGAAAACGAGATCCACCTGAACGGCCGCAATCTCCTGTCCGCCGGTGGACAGTTTCACTCGAATTGTCCCGTCCCCCCACGAGGCGACTGCTGTGTCGTCCACGTATACCGCGGGTCCCGATGGGGCGGCGCGAGGCGCGGGACACTCAAGCGGTGAAGGCCCACTCCCTACACAAACGACCCCCTCGCGAGCAGACAAGCTCTCGACTGGCTGACCGGCGGGCGTGCTCGCCCGCGCGTTCGTTGCGAAGACCACCGTGGGTGCGCTTACGCTCGCGACGCAACGATAGAGAATGGCATCGTCTGGAATTGGTTGCACGTTTTGCAAGGAGAACACCACCGCGCGGATGCCGCTACATGCGCTTCCGTTACAGCCGAACGGTTGGAACGCGAAGTGGCTTCCGTCCCTGAGAAGAGCTGGGTTTACGGTGCAGTCCGGTTGTCCGTCCGGGCGCGCTTTCACTCGCACCTTGTCGTTGAACAAGATGTCGTTCTGTACCCCGCTGATTTGCTGGCCACCGGTAGATAGGCGCACCGTGATCGTTGCATCTCCGGGTTGGTCCAAACGCAGCTCCTCGACGTACACGCTCGGTCCAAAAGGTGCGGGCCGTGGGAGCGGGCACGCAGGCGGAACGTTGCCACCTATGCACACGCTGGCGCGCGACCCGTAAACCCCTGGGACCCCAGTGCCGGCGCGAGTCAACAGTGAAAGATTACCGACTCGCAGTGCGGCGCTGCGCCCTGCCTCAAGGTTGCAAGTGAACAGCTTGGCACCATGGGGCAACCGGTATAGAAAGTTTTCTGCCTCTGGTCGGATATCTACGTGCACCGCCGTGCAGGTGCCGCTCGCCGGCGTGCAGCCAGCCGGGAGAAATGTAAAGAGGCTGCCGTCCTTCAAAAGTTCTGGGTTCACAGAACAGTCGGGGCGACCATTCGTCGTTGCCCGCACGCACACGCCGGAGTCGAGTTGGATGTCGAAACTGGCAGATTGAATCTCGGATCTGCCGTCGGCAAGCCACCCAATCAGCGTGCCTGCGCCGGGTTGTGGGAGAACGACGTCCTGGAGGACGGCGGTCGGTTCAGAAGGTAGAGGCTGTAACCCTGTGCATCCCGGCAATAGGGGCTGGTCGACACAGATAGTTCCCGCCCTACCCGTTGCCTGGGGAATGAGGTCGCTATTCGGATCGGTCAGTTCCACGTTCGTCACAAGGAGCTGACCACCGTTTCCGCTGACTCGAACGTTACAGATATACAAGAGCGAGCCGTCAGAGATGGGGTCGAGGTTTTCTAGGGAAAAGATGACCACCCGCACGCGAGTGCAATTTCCCGCGAGCGGGCTGCAGCCGGTTGGCCGAAAAGCGAACAACACAAATTCCTTGTTCAAACCGGCCCCGGGCCTACAATTAGGCGTTCCGTCGGAACGTGCACCCACGGTCACGCCCTCGCTAAATTCGAGGTCGTGGACAATCTCCGCGACCGCAAAGTCTCCGCTGGCAAGTTTTACCGCTGCCTGAGCAATTTCGGCCGGTAGTGTTGCCACACTCAGGTCCTCAACGTACACTGCGGGTGCATGGGGTGCAGGACGGGGGCTCGCGCAAACGGGCGGTGGGGAGGGTTGCAGACGGAGGCAAACGTTCCCGCCGCGACCGTTGGATTGCGCAATTGCCCTTTCGTCGCGATCACGCAAGGTAACGCGTGCAACACCTAGCGGGGCACCGTATGCTCGCACGCGCACACGGCAGGTGTAGAGCACTGCTTGATCCGAAATTGGCTCGGGGTTGACGAGTGAGAACACGTTCACTCGCAGGTGGGTGCAAGTGCCGGCGGTGGGATCGCAGCCTGCGGGACGGAAAGCAAACGTGGTCATGTCCTTGCGGATGGCGGGAGTTACTTGACAGTCCGGTTGACCATCTTCGCCCGCCGCCACAGCCACGTAGTCGTGAAAGACAAGATCGTGCTCCACTGCTGCAATGGCGTAACCCCCGGTTGCCAATTTCACCGGTACAACGATGTCCCGGATCTCATCGGGCTCGCCGCTAGTGATGAGCGTCCGATCGTCGACGTAAACGGCAGGGCCAGCAGGCGCCGATCGCGGCGCAGGGCATTCAGCGAACGGGGTGGGAGTGCTCGTAGGCGTGGCGGTGATTGTTGGCGTAGCCGTTCTTGTAGCGGTCTCAGTGGCTGTACGGGTAAGAGTGGGAGTAGCGGTCGGGGTACGTGTGAGTGAGGGGGTGCGAGTGCGGGTTGGAGTCAGGGTCGGCGTAAAGGTAAAGGTTCTAGTTACTGTGGGGGTCACAGTGGGTGTGCGGCTGGAGGTCGGTGTGGCGTTGGCGAAGATGTAAGGGTGGCAGAAGCCGTCTGAGTTGGAGACGGGGTATTGCTGGGTGTGGCCGTGGCGGGGAGGCGCGTAACGGGAGGCGTAGGGGTAGAGGTGGGGGTGGGTGTTGGGGTGGCCAGTTGCGCGAGCGTTTGTTGGATGATTGGATTCGCCAGCGCTGCGGCGAGCAAAACGTCCACTGCTTGTGCGGGATCGTCCGGCAGGGGCTCGTCCGCTAACTGTTCACCCACGGTGTCGAGCACCTCTTGCACTTCATTGTTGGAAAAGTTTTCGAATCCGCGGGCTTCCAACAGTCGCACTCCTGCCTTCGAAAAAGGATCGATCAAAACAACCGCGGCTGTCTCCGATTGGTTCTGGATGGAACCCCACCGCAAGGACTCGGCGAGAGGTGTAAACAGAATCGCGCGTTAGACCGTTCCGCCTTGCAATTCTGCCTCGAGAAGAATGATCCCCGCGCCCAGCGAGCGCAGCGTCGCGGGCAGAGGAAAGGCACCGTCGCTGGCCACGTCGCTCATCGCGAGGAGCACGCGCGCAGATGACGGTCCGCCCGGTTGCAAACAACCCGCGCGCTGTTCGCATCGGTAGATGCGAACGACGGTGCGTGGCGGGTAGCTCCCTGCGGGCGCCCGACATTCACCAAACAAGGTTCCTCCGGTCGGGCAATTGGATAAGGCCCGGTTGACAGCGAGGCTGAGTTCATTGACCGTTACGACTCCATCGCTGTTGTCGTCAAAGCACGCTTGTGGGCCAGCGTCGCCCAAGGCCATGCGAACGCCAAGGATAAGCTCTTCTATCGTCACCGCTCCGTTCTGGTCGCAATCTCCGTTTCACCGTTCTTGTGCTGCTAGCGGAGGGCCACCAAACGCAAGCACGATCCCCACTGTGCAAGCGGCGCGAAAAAGTTGCCCACCGAGCGACCTAAGAGAGTTGGCAACGGAAAGCCACTTCCCGATGAAATGACGCGAAATGATATGAGTTATCTCCATCTTCTCCCTGTCTTGCCCCACCCTGTCCCCCGAGGTGGTAACCAACGTTTCGTACGACGATGGTTTGTGCAGGAAATTTCCAGAGGGTGCAAGTCCTTTTTGAGCCGCGAGTCGCATGCGGTAGCCACGGATACAGGGCCCACGGCACAGGAAAACGCGTGTGGAAGGACGGGCTCCTCTGCACAGCTACGTTGGGCCGCCTTAGGCGCCCACCTCGCAAACCTATTGGTTTTTCCCGCCGTTTGACTTACGGTGATGATCAATGAGGCAGGGACGGCACGGCCGCCAAGGGGCAAAGGCACCGAAGCCAACGCGCAAGGGCCAAAGCGTTTTCGACAAAATTGGCTCGCGGCGCTCCCGCATTGGCCGTGCTGTGGCCAAATTGGTCAAGGCCCTGGATGAAGACGGCCCGAGCTTTGCCGAGCAAGCCCGAGAGTTCATGATCCGATTCCATGATTACTCGCCGCTGAATCGAATGTTGATCTACCTCCAACGGCCCGATGCCACGTTCGTGAAGGGCAGGAGGCAGTGGGAAAAGGAGGGGCGGCGTGTGCGGCGCGGGGCGCGGGCAATCTTCATCGTCGCCCCGGCATTGAATCCGCGAGAGCGCGGCCCGACGATGTTTTTCACCCCGGCAAGGGTCTACGATGTTTCCGACACCGAAGGACCGCCGTTTAAAGTCCCTACCTCGGCGCAAGCTCACGGCGACCGCGAGCGAATCCTGCGCCTACTCGGCGATCTGGAGGAGTGGGTGCAATGCTCGGGAATCAAACTCGTGATCGGATCACCGGCGGTGAACACGCTGATCGACGGTGCAACGGACGGAAAGGTAATCTGGTTGCGCCCAGACCTCGATCCGAGCGCACGCTTGGTGACGCTCGCCCACGAGATCGCGCACGTGAGAATGCACTTCCACCGCGACGATCGCGGGAACCAGCTCTTGGTGGACCAGCAAGGCCAGCCGCTCAGCCGCGACCTTCACGAATTGGAGGCAGAGCTTACCTCATTTTTGCTTCTCGCATGGTGCGGCATTGACAGCATGCAAGGGACGAAGAGTTACCTCGCCAGTTGGAGGGCAACTCCGCAAGCCGTTCAAGAACACGCCGAGCGCTGCTTTCTCACCGCTTGCGCAATCCTGCGTGAGTGTCAGCGAAAGCGTTACCGGAACTTGACATCGACTGGTCCTGAAACCAACACCCGTGCAGCGCGAGCGGCAATTGCCGGATGAGCGGCACCGGTGCTGCAACCCGACAACCCTTCTCACGCCGGCAGCCGCCGCTCTGCGGGCGCCCCAGCGGTTGTGCGGAGGCTGCGCTCGAGCCGAAATGGCCTGCGCGCGGGCGCTCCCCACTGCTGCGCGAACGGCAAGGGTGGAAATGGCCGGAACTCACCATCATCCCCCACTTGCGGGTTTGGGCCGTGTCGATCCTTCAGTCGCTTCGACGGAAAGCAGGGGCCTGTCCCTCGGCTGTCGTGCACGCGGGCCCGTGTTCGCCTGCCCTCGTTAGCGAGCGCTAGCGGCGAAGCCGAGGGCTACGCCTGCAGCAAACGCGACGAAGGTGAAGAGCGTGTTCGCTTGTGCCAACACGATGTTTTGCGTTTCCTGCCACGAGGTGCACAACCTACGTGCGGCAAGCAGAGCCGGGAGCGTCCCCGCAAAACCGAGGGCCACTGGCCAGCGCAAAACGCCGCCGAGCAAGCCTGCA is a window encoding:
- a CDS encoding ImmA/IrrE family metallo-endopeptidase, producing the protein MRQGRHGRQGAKAPKPTRKGQSVFDKIGSRRSRIGRAVAKLVKALDEDGPSFAEQAREFMIRFHDYSPLNRMLIYLQRPDATFVKGRRQWEKEGRRVRRGARAIFIVAPALNPRERGPTMFFTPARVYDVSDTEGPPFKVPTSAQAHGDRERILRLLGDLEEWVQCSGIKLVIGSPAVNTLIDGATDGKVIWLRPDLDPSARLVTLAHEIAHVRMHFHRDDRGNQLLVDQQGQPLSRDLHELEAELTSFLLLAWCGIDSMQGTKSYLASWRATPQAVQEHAERCFLTACAILRECQRKRYRNLTSTGPETNTRAARAAIAG